From Melospiza georgiana isolate bMelGeo1 chromosome 33, bMelGeo1.pri, whole genome shotgun sequence, the proteins below share one genomic window:
- the CDC42SE1 gene encoding CDC42 small effector protein 1 translates to MSDFWHKLGCCVVEKPQPKKRRRRIDRSMIGEPMNFVHLTHIGSGDMAAGEGLPMTGAVQEMRSKGGRERQWSSSRVL, encoded by the exons ATGAGCGACTTCTGGCACAAGCTGGGCTGCTGCGTCGTGGAGAAGCCCCAGCCC aagaagaggaggagacgGATCGACCGCTCCATGATCGGGGAGCCCATGAACTTCGTGCACCTGACACACATCGGCTCCGGGGACATGGCTGCGGGAGAGGGGCTGCCCATG ACTGGTGCTGTCCAGGAGATGAGGTCCAAGGGCGGCCGGGAGCGACAGTGGAGCAGCTCCCGAGTGTTGTAG
- the MLLT11 gene encoding protein AF1q yields MLDTISSQYDSFIYWRMPIPRLDVAELEGLGLADLALYKPKGGLGKLAEHRGSQELSQEEDSLLQFNSFNFWRAPIASITSLDFDLI; encoded by the coding sequence ATGCTGGACACCATCAGCAGCCAGTACGACTCGTTCATCTACTGGAGGATGCCGATCCCACGGCTGGACGTGGCcgagctggaggggctggggctggcagacCTGGCCCTCTACAAGCCCAAGGGAGGCCTGGGCAAGCTTGCTGAGCACCGAGGCAGCCAGGAGCTCTCCCAAGAAGAGGACAGTCTGCTGCAGTTCAACAGCTTCAATTTCTGGCGAGCTCCCATTGCCAGCATCACCTCCTTAGATTTCGATTTAATTTGA
- the SEMA6C gene encoding semaphorin-6C — MPGVPLLFVLLLLLLLLTGTLAQSFPRDLVARSTVGLAATAAYPRFGGLRGDNGTARLGLDFQRMLRLNGTLFVAARDHIYAFDLRQDKGTLYPERHLTWETRDRQNCAMRGRRQDECHNYIRVLVPRDAETLLACGTNAFSPLCRTYQVSSLAQQGDEVSGQARCPFDAKQSVAALFVDGSLYSATVADFQASDAVIYRSLSPGQAPLRTLKYSSRWLQEPHFVQVLPYGPYVYFFFREVAVELSALGKVLVARVARVCRNDRGGSPRVLERCWTSFLKVRLQCSVPGDTVFYFDVLEAVTPPQTLHGRPAVLALFGTQPNSIPGSAVCAFYLADVERSFEGPFAEPRGAAWGPVPEERVPQPRPGCCAGMGPAAGVVTSGDFPDETLVFAKEHPLLHGAVGAAGGRPLFTHTGTRLTQLAADTGAGPRGNHTVLFLGAEDGRLLKVLAAAPSPGAAQPPGGTPAPRDPRELGDSGDSGDRTLLLEEISLYDPGRCHSPRGSGVPSRVLGLELHLPGRELIVAFAGCLLRLPLSRCGRHGSCRGSCLAARDPYCVWLPSRGCVPFSEDLPSGFQQDMEGSLGISGTCQGPTRVGDEDGDLAHGVRHPGPGAEATVPVPVLVGCVLGAFAVGALATGLLATCCQRPAVPKAPPEPPCAPRSPSQPPVPRLYPALPPQDGSGPGPEPEPEPPALPPARAPREREPRRGPAEPPGPGPPGRALREETLQRLPAGSAWPGTPPGSGSFANRVLPRGPAAPLGPHDRAPVRLDVPPDSPPAPRRPLAQSYSLGGTPVSPPGPPRGLTRMHSLGTPGGTPWGPRPGALERSVSVKPPLLPKPLLLPAAPGRP; from the exons ATGCCGGGGGTCCCGCTGCTcttcgtcctcctcctcctcctcctcctcctcaccggGACCCTCGCCCAGTCCTTCCCGAGGGACCTGGTGGCTCGGAGCACCGTGGGGCTGGCAG CCACGGCCGCGTACCCGCGTTtcggggggctccggggggaCAACGGCACGGCGCGGCTCGGCCTGGACTTCCAGCGGATGCTGCGGCTCAACGGGACGCTCTTCGTGGCCGCCCG GGACCACATCTACGCCTTCGACCTGCGGCAGGACAAGGGGACGCTGTACCCGGAGCGG CACCTCACCTGGGAGACGCGGGACAGGCAGAACTGCGCCATGCGGGGCCGGCGGCAG GACGAGTGTCACAACTACATCCGAGTGCTGGTGCCCCGCGACGCCGAGACCCTCCTGGCTTGTGGCACCAACGCCTTCAGCCCCCTGTGCCGCACCTACCAG GTgagcagcctggcccagcaggGTGACGAGGTCAGCGGGCAGGCGCGGTGTCCCTTCGATGCCAAGCAAAGCGTTGCGGCTCTCTTTGTcg ATGGCAGCCTGTACTCGGCCACCGTGGCCGATTTCCAGGCCAGTGACGCCGTGATCTACCGCAGCCTGAGCCCCGGGCAGGCTCCCCTGCGCACCCTCAAGTACAGCTCCCGCTGGCTGCAGG AACCCCACTTTGTGCAGGTGCTGCCCTACGGCCCCTACGTCTACTTCTTCTTCAGGGAGGTGGCAGTGGAGCTCAGCGCCCTGGGCAAG GTGCTGGTGGCGCGGGTGGCCCGGGTGTGCCGCAATGACCGCGGCGGGTCCCCGCGGGTGCTGGAGCGGTGCTGGACGTCCTTCCTGAAGGTGCGGCTGCAGTGCTCCGTCCCCGGCGACACCGTCTTCTACTTCGACGTCCTGGAGGCTGTGACACCGCCACAGACCCTGCACGGGCGCCCCGCTGTCCTGGCACTCTTTGGCACCCAACCCAACAG cATCCCCGGCTCGGCCGTCTGCGCCTTCTACCTGGCGGACGTGGAGCGCTCCTTCGAGGGCCCCTTCGCCGAGCCCCGCGGCGCCGCCTGGGGCCCGGTGCCGGAGGAGAGGGTCCCCCAGCCCAG GCCGGGCTGCTGTGCCGGGATGGGACCCGCTGCCGGCGTTGTCACCTCTGGGGACTTCCCCGATGAGACGCTGGTGTTCGCCAAGGAGCACCCGCTGCTGCACGGAGCCGTGGGAGCCGCGGGAGGGCGGCCCCTCTTCACCCACACCGGCACCAG GCTGACCCAGCTGGCCGCGGACACGGGCGCGGGGCCCCGCGGGAACCACACCGTGCTGTTCCTGGGCGCCGAGGACGGGCGGCTGCTCaaggtgctggcagctgcaccgAGCCCCGGGGCCGCGCAGCCCCCCGGGGGGACCCCGGCACCCAGGGACCCCCGAGAGctgggggacagcggggacagcggggacaggaCGCTGCTGCTCGAGGAGATCAGCCTCTACGACCCCGGGcg GTGCCACAGCCCGCGGGGCTCCGGGGTGCCCAGCcgggtgctggggctggagctgcacctgCCGGGCCGGGAGCTGATCGTGGCCTTTGCCGGGTGCCTCCTGCGGCTGCCCCTGAGCCGCTGCGGCCGCCACGGCTCCTGCCGAGg gagctgcctggctgcccGAGACCCCTATTGTGTCTGGCTGCCCTCCAGGGGCTGCGTCCCCTTCTCCGAGGACCTTCC gAGTGGCTTCCAGCAGGACATGGAGGGATCGCTCGGGATCAGCGGGACCTGCCAAG ggcCTACAAGGGTTGGTGACGAGGATGGGGACCTGGCCCACG GGGTGCGGCaccccgggcccggtgccgaAGCGACGGTTCCGGTGCCGGTGCTCGTGGGCTGCGTGCTGGGCGCCTTCGCCGTGGGCGCCCTGGCCACCGGGCTGCTGGCCACCTGCTGCCAGCGCCCCGCCGTCCCCAAAGCGCCCCCGGAGCCGCCGTGCGCCCCGCGGAGCCCGAGCCAGCCGCCCGTGCCCCGCCTGTACCCCGCGCTGCCGCCGCAGGacgggagcggccccggccccgagCCCGAGCCCGAGccccccgcgctgcccccggcCCGCGCCCCCCGGGAGCGGGagccccggcgcggccccgcggagccccccgggccgggcccgccgggCAGGGCGCTCCGGGAGGAGACGCTGCAGCGGCTGCCCGCGGGCTCGGCGTGGCCCGGGACCCCCCCGGGCAGCGGCTCCTTCGCCAACCGGGTgctgccccgcggccccgcggccccgctgGGCCCCCACGACCGCGCCCCGGTGCGCCTGGACGTGCCCCCCGAcagccccccggccccgcggcggcCGCTGGCGCAGAGCTACTCGCTGGGGGGCACCCCCGTGAGCCCCCCCGGGCCGCCGCGGGGCCTCACCCGCATGCACTcgctggggacaccgggggggaCGCCCTGGGGACCCCGGCCCGGAGCCCTGGAGCGCTCGGTGTCCGTGAAGCCCCCCCTGCTCCCCAAACCGCTGCTGCTGCCCGCGGCACCGGGGCGGCCCTGA
- the NUDT17 gene encoding nucleoside diphosphate-linked moiety X motif 17, which produces MAGARVLVHVRRAGAGGAAAFGQSVTGVFCPAHTDVALVSCGLERGRFLISDVPFPGSTVTVLKRPPFCPAKLRGDAPGDRGGHAGVAAAVAVLLEATCGHVLLTRRATTLRHFPNVWVPPGGHLEPGEELVAAGLRELAEETGLHLEPGTFSWRLLGLWESLFPPSLSWGPPRCHHIVTYLGLRSAEPRQRLQARLCPSPAEVSAVAWLEPPVLEAIAATEDGAEGPGSGSGPGSFPSEVPATIGITELSPDGLRSSRIATGTLLRRAPERGPDLERVSTGTKFALGRWRPGPGRGRERE; this is translated from the exons ATGGCGGGCGCGCGCGTGCTCGTGCACGTGCGGCGCGCGGGGGCGGGGGGGGCGGCGGCGTTCGGGCAG AGTGTCACCGGCGTGTTCTGCCCCGCGCACACCGACGTGGCCCTGGTGAGCTGCGGGCTGGAGCGCGGCCGCTTCCTCATCTCCGACGTGCCCTTCCCCGGCTCCACCGTCACCGTCCTCAAG AGACCCCCGTTCTGCCCCGCCAAGCTGCGAGGGGACGCGCCGGGTGACCGGGGGGGACACGCGGGGGTGGCAGCGGCGGTGGCCGTGCTGCTGGAGGCCACCTGCGGCCACGTCCTGCTGACTCGCCGGGCCACCACCCTGCGACACTTCCCCAACGTTTGGGTGCCACCAG GTGGGCACTTGGAGCCAGGAGAAGAG CTGGTGGCCGCGGGGCTGCGGGAGCTGGCCGAGGAGACGGGGCTGCACCTGGAGCCCGGAACCTTCTCGTGGCGCCTGCTCGGCCTCTGGGAG TCGCTGTTCCCCCCCTCGCTGAGCTGGGGGCCACCGCGGTGCCACCACATTGTCACCTACCTGGGGCTGCGCTCGGCCGAGCCCCGCCAGCGGCTGCAG GCCCGGCTGTGCCCGAGCCCGGCTGAGGTCAGCGCCGTGGCCTGGCTGGAGCCTCCGGTCCTGGAGGCCATCGCTGCCACCGAGGATGGAGCCGAGGGaccgggatcgggatcgggacCGGGATCATTCCCCAGCGAGGTGCCGGCCACCATAGG GATCACGGAGCTGAGCCCCGACGGCCTCCGCAGCTCCCGGATCGCCACCGGGACCCTCCTGCGCCGGGCCCCGGAGCGCGGCCCCGACCTGGAGCGCGTCAGCACCGGCACCAAATTCGCGCTGGGCCGGTGGCGGCCGGGGCCCGGCCGGGGGCGGGAGCGCGAATAA
- the ANKRD35 gene encoding ankyrin repeat domain-containing protein 35, with protein MKRMFSCSSSQVTMESWTRQDQKLLEAVTRGDVARVAALAARKAARPAKLNARGQSALHLAAAGGLTECLTLLLEHGAPVNESNDDGSTALHLATIACQPQCVKVLLQHGANERHVDGQNRTPLHWAASSGCASSVLLLCDREAPLDAPDAHGQTPLMLAAQGNHVAVCAQLLRRGAEPGLADRDGRTALELALAHGGLEVAELLQGHKGDKDTGNVTGNVTGNAPSWALQKVPRTENGAGQVGIQGEEEEEEEEEGEQRDGRAARRLREELARKTLECRRMEEAAEGVRRRLRELVRLLPGREEDEDEDEEDDGACLELLARRVAELRKRTRDEEWGGGGGGHGSSEAPALIPFLAWLGDECSKMREAKAGAFSRSRELRRESERSLRAWEQLAAGLEQALEQQDQIHARMLQGSRILLERLRRCSVNGTEAAPGGKHREEMPREGGGMEKELLELREGNGKLLVELARLGRERERLQRELRELREDPGKRDEARRLRRELRALRDGLGARVREAGGDTGTGILRDLHRRLDALVRSQHEALQLVTEMEEGEAGESPGSDGAEPGEAGEARGTERGAAGVPPGSEAERWREAAAAAEERAAGRERELRELRGTAEGLERSVAALRERAGRLERACRDKDGKLKQLLVETEKLSAEVLGLRGRSARLQLQLEVQQKQHRDTVAVYRSHLLQAAQGFMDEGVHAALLRILRAEAGAGLWH; from the exons ATGAAGAGGAtgttctcctgctccagctcgCAAGTGACG atGGAGAGCTGGACGCGGCAGGACCAGAAGCTCCTGGAGGCGGTGACACGAGGGGACGTGGCCCGCGTGGCCGCCCTGGCCGCCCGCAAGGCCGCCCGCCCCGCCAAGCTCAACGCCAGGGGACAATCTGC GCTCCACCTGGCCGCGGCCGGGGGTCTCACCGAGTGCCTGacgctgctgctggagcacgGGGCTCCCGTCAATGAGAGCAACGATGACG GCAGCACCGCCCTGCACTTGGCCACCATCgcctgccagccccagtgcgtgaaggtgctgctgcag CACGGAGCCAACGAGCGCCACGTGGACGGGCAGAACCGGACTCCGCTGCACTGGGCCG CCTCCTCGGGCTGCGCCTCCAGCGTCCTCCTGCTCTGCGACCGCGAGGCCCCGCTGGACGCGCCCGACGCC CACGGCCAGACCCCCCTgatgctggcagcacaggggaaCCACgtggctgtgtgtgcccagctcctgcGGCGTGGGGCCGAGCCTGGCCTGGCCGACAGGGATGGCAG GACAGCACTGGAGCTGGCCCTGGCTCACGGCGGCCTGGAAGTGGccgagctgctgcagggccacaAGGGGGACAAGGACACCGGGAATGTCACCGGGAATGTCACCGGGAAT GCCCCGAGCTGGGCTCTCCAGAAGGTCCCCAGGACAG AGAACGGCGCTGGACAGGTGGGAATCCagggcgaggaggaggaggaggaggaggaggaaggggagcagCGGGACGGACGCGCTGCCCGGCGGCTGCGGGAGGAGCTGGCGAGGAAGACTCTGGAATGCCGGAGGATGGAGGAAGCTGCCGAGGGCGTccggcggcggctgcgggagCTCGTGCGGCTCCTGCCGGGACgggaggaagatgaggatgaggatgaggaggatgacggcgcctgcctggagctcctggcCCGGCGCGTGGCGGAGCTGAGGAAGAGGACGAGGGATGAAgagtggggaggaggaggaggaggacacgGCAGCTCCGAGGCTCCGGCGCTGATCCCGttcctggcctggctgggggACGAGTGCTCCAAAATGCGGGAAGCCAAGGCCGGAGCCTTCTCCCGGAGCCGGGAGCTGCGCCGGGAATCCGAGCGCTCCCTGcgggcctgggagcagctggcgGCCGGGCTGGAGCAggcgctggagcagcaggaccagATCCACGCCAGGATGCTCCAGGGATCCCGAATCCTCCTGGAAAGGCTCCGCCGGTGCTCGGTGAACGGCACGGAGGCGGCTCCGGGCGGGAAGCACCGGGAGGAGATGCCGAGGGAGGGCGGGGggatggagaaggagctgctggagctgcggGAGGGGAACGGGAAGCTCCTGGTGGAGCTGGCGCGGCTgggccgggagcgggagcggctgCAGCGGGAGCTGCGGGAGCTGCGGGAGGATCCCGGGAAGCGGGACGAGGCGCGGCGGCTCCGCCGGGAGCTGCGGGCGCTGCGGGACGGGCTCGGGGCGCGGGTGCGGGAGGCGGGCGGCGACACCGGCACCGGGATCCTCCGGGACCTGCACCGGCGGCTGGACGCGCTGGTGCGCTCGCAGCACGAGGCCCTGCAGCTCGTCACGGAgatggaggagggagaggcCGGAGAGAGCCCCGGGAGCGACGGGGCGGAACCGGGAGAAGCGGGAGAGGCGCGGGGCACGGAGCGCGGCGCCGCCGGGGTCCCGCCGGGCTCGGAGGCGGAGCGGtggcgggaggcggcggcggcggccgaggAGAGGGCGGCCGGGCGGGAGCGGGAGCTGCGGGAGCTGCGGGGCACGGCGGAGGGGCTGGAGCGCAGCGTGGCGGCGCTGCGGGAGCGCGCGGGGCGGCTGGAGCGCGCCTGCCGCGACAAGGACGGGAAG ctgaagcagctgctggtggagaCGGAGAAACTCTCGGCCGaggtgctggggctgcggggcaggagCGCccggctccagctgcagctggag GtccagcagaagcagcaccGGGACACCGTGGCCGTGTACCGGAGCCACCTCCTGCAGGCTGCCCAG GGATTCATGGACGAGGGCGTGCACGCCGCGCTGCTGCGGATCCTGCGGGCCGAggcgggagcggggctgtgGCATTAA